In the Peromyscus maniculatus bairdii isolate BWxNUB_F1_BW_parent chromosome 20, HU_Pman_BW_mat_3.1, whole genome shotgun sequence genome, one interval contains:
- the Aqp6 gene encoding aquaporin-6 has product MEPGLCCRAYLLAGRLWTAISKALFAEFLATGLYVFFGVGSVLPWPVALPSVLQIAITFNLATATAVQVSWKTSGAHANPAVTLAYLVGSHISLPRAMAYIAAQLAGATVGAALLYGVTPGGVRETLGVNVVHNSTSTGQAVAVELILTLQLVLCVFASTDSRQTLGSPAAMIGTSVALGHLIGIYFTGCSMNPARSFGPAVIVGKFAVHWIFWVGPLTGAVLASLIYNFILFPDTKTVAQRLAILVGTTKVEKVVDVEPQKKESQTNSEDTEVSV; this is encoded by the exons ATGGAGCCAGGGCTGTGTTGCAGGGCTTACCTACTGGCTGGCAGGCTTTGGACCGCCATCAGCAAGGCGCTGTTTGCCGAGTTCCTGGCCACAGGGCTGTACGTGTTCTTTGGTGTGGGCTCCGTCCTGCCCTGGCCTGTGGCCCTTCCCTCTGTACTCCAGATCGCCATCACCTTCAACCTGGCCACGGCCACAGCTGTGCAGGTCTCCTGGAAGACCAGCGGGGCCCACGCCAACCCCGCTGTGACACTGGCTTACCTCGTGGGCTCTCACATCTCTCTGCCTCGGGCTATGGCCTATATAGCCGCCCAGCTGGCGGGGGCCACCGTTGGGGCCGCTCTTCTTTACGGGGTAACTCCAGGAGGTGTCCGAGAGACCCTTGGAGTGAACGTG GTTCACAACAGCACGTCAACCGGCCAGGCGGTGGCCGTGGAGTTGATTCTGACGCTGCAGCTGGTGCTCTGTGTCTTCGCTTCCACGGACAGTCGGCAGACCTTGGGCTCCCCAGCGGCCATGATCGGGACCTCTGTGGCACTGGGGCACCTCATTGGG ATCTACTTCACTGGCTGTTCCATGAACCCAGCTCGCTCCTTCGGTCCCGCCGTCATTGTTGGGAAGTTCGCGGTCCACTGG ATCTTCTGGGTGGGACCCCTCACAGGGGCTGTCCTGGCTTCGCTGATCTACAACTTTATCCTGTTCCCTGACACCAAGACGGTAGCCCAGCGCCTGGCCATCCTCGTGGGCACCACCAAGGTGGAGAAAGTGGTGGATGTGGAACCCCAGAAGAAAGAATCCCAAACGAACTCAGAGGACACAGAAGTGAGCGTGTGA